The following proteins are co-located in the Micromonospora coriariae genome:
- a CDS encoding acyl-CoA dehydrogenase family protein, which translates to MTASVDNARPHSDDSTTLTTLIDDVIRPQAPLVDRDGTFPRQSVDALAAAGLLGLASSTEVGGGGRDMRTVAEVIERLAAECGSTAMVVLMHYTATAVIEAHGPRDVRAAIAAGEHLSTLAFSEFGSRSHFWSPTGTATTDDGAVRLDARKSWVTSAGEADSYVWSSLPLASGAGPMTLWLVPAGSAGLSIAGDFDGLGLRGNGSRPMTADGVRVPPSAMLAADGAGLDTALSAVLPWFLVLNAAFCLGLADSAVAEAGRHLSATTLAHTGAALRDAPVTRRGYAQLKIRTDALRAFLGDTLTALETGREDATLRVLQVKALAGETAAEVTDGAMQLCGGSAFRKELGLERRFRDSRAARVMAPTTDALHDFVGRVATGLPLLDEANR; encoded by the coding sequence ATGACGGCCAGTGTCGACAATGCTCGCCCCCACTCCGACGATTCAACCACCCTCACCACGCTGATCGACGACGTGATCCGCCCCCAGGCTCCACTCGTCGACCGGGACGGCACCTTCCCCCGGCAGAGCGTGGACGCCCTCGCCGCGGCTGGTCTGCTCGGCCTCGCCTCCTCGACCGAGGTCGGTGGCGGCGGCCGGGATATGCGCACCGTCGCGGAGGTCATCGAACGACTGGCCGCCGAGTGTGGCTCCACGGCGATGGTCGTTCTCATGCACTACACGGCGACCGCCGTCATCGAGGCGCACGGCCCGCGCGATGTCCGTGCGGCCATCGCCGCGGGTGAGCACCTGAGCACCCTGGCGTTCTCCGAGTTCGGCTCACGCAGCCACTTCTGGTCGCCGACCGGCACCGCGACGACGGACGACGGTGCGGTCCGGCTCGACGCCAGGAAGAGCTGGGTCACCTCGGCCGGCGAGGCGGACAGCTACGTCTGGTCGAGCCTCCCGCTCGCGTCGGGAGCGGGTCCGATGACGCTGTGGCTCGTTCCCGCCGGTAGCGCCGGCCTCAGCATCGCCGGCGACTTCGACGGGCTCGGCCTGCGCGGCAACGGCTCCCGGCCGATGACCGCCGACGGGGTCCGCGTTCCCCCCAGCGCGATGCTGGCCGCCGACGGCGCCGGCCTCGACACCGCGCTCAGCGCGGTCCTCCCCTGGTTCCTGGTGCTGAACGCCGCGTTCTGCCTCGGTCTCGCGGACAGCGCGGTCGCCGAAGCGGGTCGACATCTCAGCGCCACCACACTCGCGCACACCGGCGCGGCCCTTCGCGACGCACCGGTCACCCGGCGCGGCTACGCCCAGTTGAAGATCCGCACCGACGCCCTGCGCGCCTTCCTCGGCGACACCCTGACCGCGCTGGAGACCGGCCGGGAGGACGCGACGCTGCGGGTGTTGCAGGTCAAGGCGCTCGCCGGCGAGACCGCCGCCGAGGTGACCGACGGCGCGATGCAGCTCTGCGGCGGCAGCGCGTTCCGCAAGGAACTGGGCCTCGAACGCCGGTTCCGCGACTCCCGCGCGGCCCGGGTGATGGCACCCACCACCGACGCCCTGCACGACTTCGTCGGCCGTGTCGCCACCGGGCTGCCGCTGCTCGACGAGGCCAACCGCTGA
- a CDS encoding phosphate/phosphite/phosphonate ABC transporter substrate-binding protein, which produces MAAPAVLMGAVAYDPKVVTIWEGFRAWLRGRGLDFDFVLYSHYERQVEDLVAGRINAAWNSPLAWLRAERLAAANCGTVSALTMRDTDRDLTSVVVVRADSPVRRVEDLSGSLVAVGAVDSPQATLIPLGHLAAAGVEVDVRRFDVGVGLHGDHIGGERDAARALVAKEVDAACMIDANHLAFVQEGTLPPDGTRIVAQTARYDHCNMTVRDPASAGVRLFGALLRGMSYADPEVRPLLDLEGLTAWEDGRSTGYDALARAVDASGFYAADGRVTAADYRP; this is translated from the coding sequence ATGGCGGCGCCGGCTGTCCTGATGGGCGCGGTCGCGTACGACCCCAAGGTGGTGACCATCTGGGAGGGCTTCCGCGCCTGGCTGCGAGGGCGCGGCCTGGACTTCGACTTCGTCCTCTACTCGCACTACGAACGGCAGGTCGAGGATCTCGTCGCCGGGCGGATCAACGCCGCGTGGAACTCGCCGCTCGCCTGGCTGCGGGCCGAACGGCTGGCGGCGGCCAACTGTGGCACCGTGAGCGCGCTCACCATGCGCGACACCGACCGGGACCTCACCTCGGTCGTGGTGGTGCGGGCCGACTCACCCGTCCGACGGGTCGAGGACCTGTCCGGCTCGCTCGTCGCAGTCGGTGCGGTGGACAGTCCACAGGCGACGCTCATTCCACTCGGGCACCTCGCGGCGGCCGGGGTCGAGGTTGACGTGCGCCGGTTCGACGTCGGCGTCGGGTTGCACGGCGACCACATCGGCGGCGAGCGCGACGCCGCCCGGGCCCTGGTGGCCAAGGAGGTGGACGCCGCCTGCATGATCGACGCCAACCACCTGGCGTTCGTCCAGGAGGGCACGCTGCCGCCCGACGGCACCCGGATCGTGGCGCAGACCGCACGGTACGACCACTGCAACATGACGGTGCGCGACCCGGCGTCCGCCGGGGTCCGGCTCTTCGGCGCGCTGCTGCGCGGCATGTCCTACGCCGACCCGGAGGTACGCCCGTTGCTCGACCTCGAAGGACTGACCGCCTGGGAGGACGGCCGCAGCACGGGGTACGACGCCCTCGCCCGGGCGGTCGACGCCAGCGGGTTCTACGCGGCCGACGGGCGGGTGACCGCCGCGGACTACCGGCCGTGA
- a CDS encoding TraR/DksA family transcriptional regulator, with product MNRDVSSIRAELLHLRDQSRAQAAALDSDLRSLFEASRSSNADDEHDPEGSTIAFERAQLTAVLDATRRRLAELDVALRRVEAGTYGVCERCSRPIPAERLAARPSASTCVGCASRTR from the coding sequence ATGAACAGGGATGTCAGCTCGATCCGTGCGGAACTGCTCCACCTACGAGACCAGAGCCGGGCCCAGGCCGCAGCGTTGGACAGCGATCTGCGGAGCCTCTTCGAGGCCTCCCGGTCGTCCAACGCCGACGACGAGCACGACCCGGAGGGCAGCACTATCGCGTTCGAACGGGCCCAGCTCACCGCCGTCCTGGACGCGACGCGCCGGCGCCTCGCCGAACTCGACGTCGCGCTGCGGCGGGTCGAGGCCGGCACCTACGGCGTGTGTGAACGGTGCTCCCGCCCGATTCCCGCCGAACGACTCGCCGCCCGCCCCTCAGCGAGCACGTGTGTCGGCTGCGCCAGCCGGACCCGCTAG
- a CDS encoding ribonucleotide-diphosphate reductase subunit beta, whose translation MLLDPGMDLTLRPMRYPHFFDRFRDAIRNTWTVEEVDLHADLADLDKLSPAERHLVSRLVAFFATGDTIVANNLVLNLYQHVNSPEGRLYLSRQLFEEAVHVQFYLNLLDTYVPDESERFAAFAAIENIPSIRRKADFCFRWIDSLTNLRELRSREDRRKFLLNLICFAACIEGLFFYGAFAYVYFLRSRGLLHGLASGTNWVFRDESMHMAFAFDVVDTVRAEEPDLFDDDLAGQVRQMLTEAVECEVQFAEDLLGHGVPGLTLTDMREYLQHVADRRLVQLGIAPHYGSANPFAFMELQDVQELSNFFERRVSAYQVGVSGTVAFDDDF comes from the coding sequence ATGCTGCTCGACCCGGGGATGGACCTCACCCTCCGCCCGATGCGCTACCCGCACTTCTTCGACCGGTTCCGCGACGCCATCCGCAACACCTGGACGGTCGAGGAGGTCGACCTGCACGCCGACCTCGCGGACCTCGACAAGCTCTCCCCGGCCGAGCGGCACCTGGTCAGCCGGCTGGTCGCGTTCTTCGCCACCGGCGACACCATCGTCGCCAACAACCTCGTGCTCAACCTCTACCAGCACGTCAACAGCCCGGAGGGCCGCCTCTACCTGTCCCGGCAGCTGTTCGAGGAGGCGGTGCACGTCCAGTTCTATCTCAACCTGCTCGACACGTACGTGCCGGACGAGAGCGAGCGGTTCGCCGCCTTCGCCGCCATCGAGAACATCCCCTCGATCCGCCGTAAGGCCGACTTCTGCTTCCGCTGGATCGACTCCCTCACCAACCTGCGCGAGCTGCGGTCCCGCGAGGACCGGCGGAAGTTCCTGCTCAACCTCATCTGCTTCGCCGCCTGCATCGAGGGACTGTTCTTCTACGGCGCGTTCGCGTACGTCTACTTCCTGCGCTCTCGCGGCCTGCTGCACGGTCTCGCCTCCGGCACCAACTGGGTGTTCCGCGACGAGTCCATGCACATGGCCTTCGCGTTCGACGTCGTCGATACCGTCCGCGCCGAGGAGCCGGACCTGTTCGACGACGATCTCGCCGGGCAGGTCCGCCAGATGCTCACCGAGGCCGTCGAGTGCGAGGTGCAGTTCGCCGAGGACCTGCTCGGCCACGGCGTGCCCGGCCTGACGCTGACCGACATGCGGGAGTACCTCCAGCACGTCGCCGACCGGCGTCTCGTCCAGCTCGGAATCGCGCCGCACTACGGGTCGGCCAACCCGTTCGCCTTCATGGAGTTGCAGGACGTGCAGGAGCTGTCCAACTTCTTCGAGCGGCGGGTGTCGGCCTACCAGGTCGGGGTCAGCGGCACCGTCGCCTTCGACGACGACTTCTAG
- a CDS encoding ribonucleoside-diphosphate reductase subunit alpha, whose translation MHVRKRDGASEQVDVNKIVRAVERWTDDLTDVDPLRVATRTISGLYDGATTAELDRLSIQTAAEMIGEEPQYSRLAARLLAGYVDKEVRRQGITSFSTAIRMGHAEGLIGDETAAFVAAHARTLDDAVDPDGDRRFEYFGLRTVYDRYLLRHPTSRLVLETPQYWLLRVACGLSRTPDEAVDFYRLMSSLAYLPSSPTLFNSGTRHTQMSSCYLVDSPRDELDSIYQRYAQVANLSKFAGGIGIAYSRVRSRGALIRGTNGQSNGIVPWLRTLDASVAAVNQGGRRKGAACVYLEPWHPDVEEFLQLRDNTGEDARRTHNLNLANWIPDEFMRRVEADEVWSLFDPHEVPELPDLWGDEFDVAYRAAEAQGRYVRQVPARELYGKMMRTLAQTGNGWMTFKDAANRLCNQTAEPRNVVHLSNLCTEIIEVSSDAETAVCNLGSVNLAAHLADGAIDWQRLRATVRTAVTFLDRVIDINYYPTAEAAASNPRWRPVGLGLMGLQDVFFALRLPFDSPAARELSTRVSEELYLTALETSAELARRFGAHPAYPQTRVARGQLQPDLWGVEGTQTARWAALRERVEAYGLRNSLLVAVAPTATIASIVGCYECVEPQVSNLFKRETLSGEFLQVNTALVRELKARGLWTEPVRSAIKRAEGSVQDIAELPAAVRELFRTAWELPQRALIDLAAARAPFIDQSQSLNLFLASPTIGKLSSMYLYAWKAGLKTTYYLRSRPATRIQQATVAPAAVALAAPVASAPEALACSLENPESCEACQ comes from the coding sequence ATGCACGTCCGCAAGCGCGACGGCGCCAGCGAACAGGTGGACGTCAACAAGATCGTCCGCGCGGTCGAGCGGTGGACCGACGACCTGACCGATGTCGACCCGCTGCGGGTGGCGACCCGGACGATCAGCGGCCTCTACGACGGCGCGACCACCGCGGAGCTGGACCGGCTGTCCATCCAGACCGCGGCCGAGATGATCGGCGAGGAGCCGCAGTACTCGCGCCTCGCCGCTCGGCTGCTCGCCGGCTACGTCGACAAGGAGGTGCGCCGGCAGGGCATCACCTCGTTCAGCACCGCGATCCGGATGGGCCACGCCGAGGGCCTGATCGGCGACGAGACCGCCGCCTTCGTCGCCGCGCACGCCCGGACGCTCGACGACGCCGTCGACCCGGACGGCGACCGGCGGTTCGAGTACTTCGGCCTGCGCACGGTGTACGACAGGTACCTGCTGCGCCACCCGACCAGCCGGCTGGTGCTGGAGACGCCGCAGTACTGGCTGCTGCGGGTGGCCTGCGGGCTGTCCCGTACCCCGGACGAGGCGGTCGACTTCTACCGGCTGATGTCCAGCCTGGCCTACCTGCCCAGCTCGCCGACGTTGTTCAACTCCGGCACCCGGCACACCCAGATGTCCTCCTGCTACCTGGTCGACTCCCCGCGCGACGAACTGGACTCGATCTACCAGCGGTACGCGCAGGTCGCCAACCTGTCCAAGTTCGCCGGCGGCATCGGCATCGCGTACTCCCGGGTCCGGTCCCGCGGTGCGCTGATCCGCGGCACGAACGGGCAGTCCAACGGGATCGTGCCGTGGCTGCGCACGCTGGACGCGAGCGTCGCCGCGGTCAACCAGGGTGGCCGGCGCAAGGGCGCCGCCTGTGTCTACCTGGAGCCGTGGCACCCGGACGTCGAGGAGTTCCTGCAACTGCGGGACAACACCGGCGAGGACGCCCGGCGTACCCACAACCTGAACCTGGCCAACTGGATCCCGGACGAGTTCATGCGCCGGGTCGAGGCCGACGAGGTGTGGTCGTTGTTCGACCCGCACGAGGTGCCGGAACTGCCCGACCTGTGGGGCGACGAGTTCGACGTCGCGTACCGGGCGGCCGAGGCGCAGGGCCGCTACGTGCGGCAGGTCCCGGCGCGGGAGCTGTACGGGAAGATGATGCGCACCCTGGCGCAGACCGGCAACGGGTGGATGACGTTCAAGGACGCCGCCAACCGGCTGTGCAACCAGACCGCCGAACCGCGCAACGTGGTGCACCTGTCCAACCTCTGCACCGAGATCATCGAGGTGTCCAGCGACGCGGAGACCGCGGTGTGCAACCTCGGCTCGGTGAACCTCGCCGCCCACCTCGCCGACGGCGCCATCGACTGGCAGCGGCTGCGCGCGACGGTCCGTACCGCTGTCACGTTCCTCGACCGGGTCATCGACATCAACTACTACCCGACCGCCGAGGCGGCGGCGAGCAATCCCCGCTGGCGGCCGGTCGGGCTCGGGCTGATGGGCCTGCAGGACGTGTTCTTCGCGCTGCGGTTGCCGTTCGACTCGCCGGCCGCGCGGGAGTTGTCCACCCGGGTCAGCGAGGAGTTGTACCTGACCGCCCTGGAGACCTCCGCCGAACTGGCGCGGCGCTTCGGCGCGCACCCGGCGTACCCGCAGACCCGGGTCGCGCGGGGCCAGTTGCAGCCCGACCTGTGGGGTGTCGAGGGAACGCAGACAGCGCGCTGGGCAGCGCTGCGGGAGCGGGTCGAGGCGTACGGGCTGCGCAACTCGCTGCTGGTGGCGGTCGCCCCGACCGCCACCATCGCCTCGATCGTCGGTTGCTACGAGTGCGTCGAGCCGCAGGTGTCCAACCTGTTCAAGCGCGAGACCCTGTCGGGCGAGTTCCTCCAGGTCAACACCGCTCTGGTACGCGAGCTGAAGGCCCGTGGCCTGTGGACCGAGCCGGTCCGGTCGGCGATCAAACGGGCGGAGGGGTCGGTGCAGGACATCGCGGAGCTGCCGGCCGCCGTCCGGGAGCTGTTCCGCACCGCGTGGGAACTGCCGCAGCGGGCGCTGATCGACCTGGCCGCCGCTCGCGCGCCGTTCATCGACCAGTCGCAGTCGCTGAACCTGTTCCTGGCCTCGCCCACCATCGGCAAGCTCTCCTCGATGTACCTGTACGCCTGGAAGGCCGGACTGAAGACGACCTACTACCTGCGGTCCCGCCCGGCCACCCGGATCCAGCAGGCCACCGTGGCGCCCGCCGCCGTCGCCCTCGCCGCACCCGTGGCGAGCGCCCCGGAGGCGCTGGCCTGCTCGCTGGAGAACCCCGAGTCGTGCGAGGCCTGCCAGTGA
- a CDS encoding phosphotransferase yields MDGLVLLASGREADVFALDEARVLRRYRAGGDTAPEAAVMAYVAAAGYPVPVVYAADGPDLVLERLDGQTLLEALLFGGIDIDSTAELLVDLHDRLHSLPARLRAEPADRVLHLDLHPLNIMLTSRGPVVIDWHNAAEGPADFDLAMTALIMAEVAVGPDADLAERSRAGLAAFQRYAEPPRASQLRRALDVRRVNPTLSAVEKAALAHAATLVHTRAG; encoded by the coding sequence GTGGACGGTCTCGTGCTGCTCGCGTCCGGACGGGAGGCGGACGTCTTCGCGCTCGACGAGGCGCGCGTGCTGCGCCGCTACCGTGCCGGCGGGGACACCGCGCCGGAGGCGGCGGTGATGGCGTACGTCGCCGCAGCCGGTTATCCGGTGCCGGTGGTGTACGCCGCCGACGGCCCCGACCTGGTGCTCGAACGGCTCGACGGCCAGACCCTGCTGGAGGCGCTGCTCTTCGGCGGGATCGACATCGACTCCACCGCCGAGCTGCTCGTGGACCTGCACGACCGCCTCCACAGCCTGCCGGCCAGACTCCGCGCCGAGCCAGCGGATCGCGTCCTGCACCTCGATCTGCACCCGCTCAACATCATGCTGACCTCGCGCGGTCCGGTAGTCATCGACTGGCACAACGCGGCCGAGGGACCGGCCGACTTCGATCTGGCCATGACCGCGCTGATCATGGCGGAGGTGGCGGTCGGTCCGGATGCCGACCTCGCCGAGCGCAGCCGGGCGGGCCTCGCCGCGTTCCAGCGGTACGCGGAACCGCCCCGGGCCAGCCAACTGCGGCGGGCGCTGGACGTTCGACGGGTCAATCCCACCCTCTCCGCCGTCGAGAAGGCCGCGCTGGCCCATGCCGCCACCCTGGTCCACACCCGCGCCGGCTGA